The window CCACGCGGTACCAGTTTGCAAGTTTAATCAAAGCGAGCTTTTACCCAAGAGCCCGCCGTTAAGATGCTGCGCAGAGAACGCCATGGAATCAAAAATTTTATGATTTTTGATCGCTGACACTTGCCAGATTCATTACGGTCGCTCCCCAGGGGCGAGGGTGAAGTTGTAAAGTAAGTGCCATTCGGCGTTAGCCCCGGTTGGCGTCTGACTAACCGGCGCTAACGCGGTTCGGCTCATCCAATCAACAGGCTGCTAGGCCGTCGAGGAAACGCTAGCTGAGGTCGGCTTGTCCGATGCTGGACGGCGCCGCCTTCAAAACCTCTGTCAATATCTCGTCCATGTTCCGGTGGCTTGTGTCAATTCGCAAGTCAGCCGATGCACGATAGAGCGGTTCGCGATGGCTCATCACGGATTGGACTTCGTCAAAAACGGATTGGTCAGTCAGTGAAGGCCGTCGATCGGCCGTCGTCGCGTCACCGGCCAAGCGGGCGACCAGGACATCTGGTTCGGCGTCCAGCCAAACGCACCAGCCTGAATTCGCGATGATGTTCCGGTTTGCTTCGCGAAGGATGGTGCCTCCGCCAAGCGCGATCACATGTTGCGGTCGCCTGGAAACTTCCATCAAAGCGGCTTCTTCCCGGTCGCGAAAACCGACTTCGGTTTCATTCGCGAAGATTTCGGCGATGGATTTGCCTGCGGTCGTTTCGATCACATCGTCCAAGTCGACTGAGGGCAGAGACAGCTTCTGCGCTAAAAGTTTCGCAAGCGTACTTTTGCCGCACCCACGGTAGCCGGTCAAATAGAGGTGCTGAGGTTTCACTTCGTCGTTGTTCATGATGCGAAACGCTACCAGCCCACGGTTTGATTGAGAAGTCCGAAGGGAACAAGATGAGTTGGATTGCAAAAGTAACGTTGGCCGTGGTGCTGATCATCGGGTTGGGCGTTCAAGCCACCGGGCAGAACGACCGCGCAGAAGTTATTGGCGATGATACTTCTCAGGTGGATCCGGTACCTGCCGCTCGCACTCCATCCGCGGTCGATGCAGAAGACGTTCCGAAAGCACTGGAGGGCGAATTCGACACGCGAGACATCGCCGCCGCGACGGCTTGGGCGGATCAATTGCATTTAGCGGATTGGTTGGGTCCGCTCGCTCCTTTGGCGTTGTCACCCTTCTTTGGCGTCGCTTGTTTGTCGGGTTTGTCGTTGTGGGGCCCGGATTGGATCACCGACAATGCGTTGTTGGGGTCAGCCGGACCGCTTCGCAGCGTTCCGCTGTTCGCCGTCTTTTCTGCTCTGGCGGTTTTGACCAGCATTCCACGCTTGTCAAAAGTCAGCAAACCGTTTGCCCAAGCGATGGATCAGTTGGAGGCTTACTCGGTCATCGTGATTTTGTTGGCGATCAAAATCACCGCTTCGATGACCGCGGAATCAGTAGGAACCAACGAGGCTCAGTTGGCGGCCGAAGCGATGCCCGTTTATACGGCGGGCATTTTTAGTTTCACCGCCAATGCGTTGTTGCTGGTCGCGATGACGGTCAACGTGTTGGTCATCAACAGCGTCAAATTCTTCTTCGAGTTTCTGGTTTGGTTGACTCCGTTTCCAACCGTCGACGCAATCTTTGAGGTCTGCAACAAGTCGCTTTGTGCGGCTTTGATGGCTGTCTACGCGCTGAGCCCCACCCTGGCGACCGTGTTCAACTTCGCGATTCTATTTGTTGCAG of the Rhodopirellula baltica SH 1 genome contains:
- a CDS encoding shikimate kinase, producing the protein MNNDEVKPQHLYLTGYRGCGKSTLAKLLAQKLSLPSVDLDDVIETTAGKSIAEIFANETEVGFRDREEAALMEVSRRPQHVIALGGGTILREANRNIIANSGWCVWLDAEPDVLVARLAGDATTADRRPSLTDQSVFDEVQSVMSHREPLYRASADLRIDTSHRNMDEILTEVLKAAPSSIGQADLS